The following are encoded in a window of Anopheles gambiae chromosome X, idAnoGambNW_F1_1, whole genome shotgun sequence genomic DNA:
- the LOC3289757 gene encoding glutamate receptor ionotropic, kainate 2 isoform X3, with the protein MSTIGRRRWKVLFALLLITQLAAVIGYHHGDLDETVEHIKIGGLFDGATEDVELAFQYAVEAVNNEKLSYSNYQLEAQAVQVKYGDQFDASKKLCRLLKTGVAGIFGPSSPKSALHVQSVCDEKEMPHIETRWDAYTKLPTLNLHPHPHIMGRVFLDLVVAFEWKSFTVLYESGPWLPGIADLLKMYDPKGYTVTVRQLDLGLNGNYRAVLRRVKLSEDKRIILACSIDSMPEVLRQAQQVGLLTDHHQIIVTSLDLHTIDLEPYQYSGTNITGVRLIDPEEDKIRQVADFLNASQIAKTLELQDGLNPAKMRVETALMYDAVLLFAEALKHLIGSEPAHLLEPIALRCDDTATWKNGYSVINYMKSSTIHGLTRSIRFDHQGHRSDFLLDIIELGPAGLEKVGVWNSTEGLNFTRKKEQTLLAFDDGTLQNRTFLVLTAISPPYGMLKDSPVKLTGNERFEGFGIDLIHELSLMLGFNYTFILQEDGVYGSLNRDTKKWNGMVLELLEWRADLAITDLTITSDRESAVDFTMPFMNLGISILYRKPTKEPPSLFSFMSPFSKQVWLYLGGAYMMVSMSLFILGRISPKEWDNPYPCIEEPEELENQFSFSNSMWFTIGALLQQGSEIAPKAPATRAVASIWWFFTLIMVSSYTANLAAFLTVEQVVSPISNAEDLAAAGGTIKYGAKRDGSTISFFKDAEYGTYAKMYQYMMANQELLTSSNPEGLQRVKTENYAFLMESTSIEYIVERECDVTQIGGLLDDKGYGIAMRKNSPYRSALSEAVLRLQEQGVLTSLKRKWWKEKRGGGACSVPFREELMAELRFVAKCHGNTKPVRHRKSSSASGENSLELDVEDSTSSSKQDISGNGMGDRLPTGNQRRQNGGKLALNGNTRKMLSED; encoded by the exons ATGTCGACGATCGGGCGGCGTCGGTGGAAAGTGCTGTTCGCACTATTGTTGATCACCCAGCTTGCCGCTGTCATCGGCTACCACCATGGCGATCTGGACGAGACGGTGGAGCACATTAAAATCG GTGGACTGTTCGATGGTGCGACCGAGGATGTGGAGCTCGCCTTCCAGTACGCGGTCGAGGCGGTCAACAACGAGAAGCTGTCGTACTCGAACTACCAGCTCGAGGCGCAGGCAGTGCAGGTGAAGTACGGCGATCAGTTCGACGCGTCCAAGAAGCTCTGCCGCCTGCTGAAG ACGGGAGTGGCCGGCATCTTTGGTCCCTCGTCGCCCAAGTCGGCCCTGCACGTGCAGAGCGTCTGCGACGAGAAGGAGATGCCGCACATCGAGACGCGCTGGGACGCGTACACCAAGCTGCCCACGCTTAACCTGCACCCGCACCCGCACATCATGGGGCGCGTCTTTCTCGATCTGGTCGTGGCGTTCGAGTGGAAGTCGTTCACCGTGCTGTACGAGTCCGGGCCCTGGTTGCCGGGCATTGCCGACCTGCTGAAGATGTACGATCCGAAGGGGTACACGGTGACGGTGCGGCAGCTAGATCTCGGGCTGAACGGCAACTATCGGGCGGTGCTGCGGCGCGTCAAGCTGTCGGAAGATAAGCGCATCATACTGGCCTGCTCGATCGACTCCATGCCGGAGGTGCTGCGGCAGGCCCAGCAGGTCGGGCTGCTGACGGATCACCACCAGATCATCGTGACCTCGCTCGATCTGCACACGATCGATCTCGAGCCGTACCAGTACAGTGGCACCAACATTACCGGCGTGCGGCTGATCGACCCGGAGGAGGACAAGATCCGGCAGGTGGCCGACTTCCTGAACGCGTCCCAGATAGCGAAgacgctcgagctgcaggaCGGGCTGAACCCGGCGAAGATGCGCGTGGAGACGGCCCTCATGTACGATGcggtgctgctgtttgccgAGGCGCTGAAGCACCTGATCGGCAGCGAGCCGGCCCACCTGCTCGAACCGATCGCGCTCCGTTGCGATGATACGGCGACGTGGAAGAACGGGTACAGCGTGATCAACTACATGAAGAGCTCCACCATACACGGGCTGACGCGCAGCATCCGGTTCGACCATCAGGGGCACCGGTCGGACTTTCTGCTGGACATTATCGAGCTCGGGCCGGCCGGCCTGGAGAAGGTGGGCGTCTGGAACTCGACCGAGGGACTTAACTTTACGCGCAAAAAAGAACAGACGCTGCTGGCATTCGACGATGGGACGCTGCAGAATCGAACATTTCTCGTGCTGACTGCTATC TCGCCGCCGTACGGTATGCTGAAGGACTCGCCCGTGAAGCTGACCGGCAACGAGCGGTTCGAAGGCTTCGGCATCGATCTCATCCACGAGTTGTCGCTGATGTTGGGCTTTAACTACACCTTCATACTACAGGAGGACGGCGTgtacggctcgctcaaccgGGACACCAAGAAATGGAACGGCATGGTGCTGGAACTACTGGAATGG CGCGCCGACCTAGCTATTACTGACCTCACCATCACGTCCGACCGCGAAAGTGCCGTCGACTTTACGATGCCCTTCATGAACCTGGGCATCTCGATACTGTACCGCAAGCCCACGAAGGAACCACCGTCGCTGTTCTCGTTCATGTCACCGTTCTCCAAGCAGGTGTGGCTGTACCTCGGCGGTGCTTACATGATGGTCTCGATGTCACTGTTCATCCTCGGCCGCATCTCGCCGAAGGAGTGGGACAACCCGTACCCCTGCATCGAGGAACCAGAAGAGCTGGAGAACCAGTTCAGCTTCAGCAACTCGATGTGGTTCACGATCGGTGCGCTACTGCAGCAAGGTTCGGAAATTGCGCCCAA AGCACCGGCAACGCGTGCCGTCGCTTCGATCTGGTGGTTCTTCACGCTCATCATGGTATCGTCCTATACGGCCAATCTGGCGGCCTTCCTCACGGTCGAGCAGGTCGTGTCGCCGATCAGCAATGCGGAGGATCTGGCGGCGGCCGGCGGCACAATCAAGTACGGTGCCAAGCGCGACGGCAGCACGATCAGCTTCTTCAAGGACGCGGAGTACGGTACGTACGCGAAGATGTACCAGTACATGATGGCGAACCAGGAACTGCTGACCTCCTCCAATCCCGAGGGGCTGCAGCGCGTCAAGACGGAGAACTACGCCTTCCTGATGGAGTCCACCTCGATCGAGTACATCGTGGAGCGGGAGTGTGACGTCACGCAGATCGGGGGCCTGCTCGACGACAAGGGCTACGGGATAGCGATGCGCAAGA ATTCTCCGTACCGCAGTGCGCTGAGCGAAGCCGTACTGCGGCTCCAGGAACAGGGCGTCCTAACCTCGCTGAAGCGCAAATGGTGGAAGGAGAAGCGTGGCGGTGGAGCATGTTCA GTACCGTTTCGTGAGGAGCTGATGGCCGAGCTGCGGTTCGTCGCCAAGTgccatggcaacaccaaacCGGTCCGCCATCGCAAAAGCTCGTCCGCCTCCGGGGAGAACTCGCTCGAGCTCGACGTGGAGGACTCGACCAGCTCCAGCAAGCAGGACATTTCTGGCAACGGAATGGGCGACCGTCTGCCGACTGGCAACCAGCGGAGGCAAAATGGTGGCAAGTTGGCACTGAACGGAAACACTCGGAAGATGCTGTCCGAGGACTGA
- the LOC3289757 gene encoding glutamate receptor ionotropic, kainate 2 isoform X1: MSTIGRRRWKVLFALLLITQLAAVIGYHHGDLDETVEHIKIGGLFDGATEDVELAFQYAVEAVNNEKLSYSNYQLEAQAVQVKYGDQFDASKKLCRLLKTGVAGIFGPSSPKSALHVQSVCDEKEMPHIETRWDAYTKLPTLNLHPHPHIMGRVFLDLVVAFEWKSFTVLYESGPWLPGIADLLKMYDPKGYTVTVRQLDLGLNGNYRAVLRRVKLSEDKRIILACSIDSMPEVLRQAQQVGLLTDHHQIIVTSLDLHTIDLEPYQYSGTNITGVRLIDPEEDKIRQVADFLNASQIAKTLELQDGLNPAKMRVETALMYDAVLLFAEALKHLIGSEPAHLLEPIALRCDDTATWKNGYSVINYMKSSTIHGLTRSIRFDHQGHRSDFLLDIIELGPAGLEKVGVWNSTEGLNFTRKKEQTLLAFDDGTLQNRTFLVLTAISPPYGMLKDSPVKLTGNERFEGFGIDLIHELSLMLGFNYTFILQEDGVYGSLNRDTKKWNGMVLELLEWRADLAITDLTITSDRESAVDFTMPFMNLGISILYRKPTKEPPSLFSFMSPFSKQVWLYLGGAYMMVSMSLFILGRISPKEWDNPYPCIEEPEELENQFSFSNSMWFTIGALLQQGSEIAPKAPATRAVASIWWFFTLIMVSSYTANLAAFLTVEQVVSPISNAEDLAAAGGTIKYGAKRDGSTISFFKDAEYGTYAKMYQYMMANQELLTSSNPEGLQRVKTENYAFLMESTSIEYIVERECDVTQIGGLLDDKGYGIAMRKNSPYRSALSEAVLRLQEQGVLTSLKRKWWKEKRGGGACSQSTSDDGAEELDMDNVGGVFFVLFVGCSFASLFGCCELFFVIAHRARRHKVPFREELMAELRFVAKCHGNTKPVRHRKSSSASGENSLELDVEDSTSSSKQDISGNGMGDRLPTGNQRRQNGGKLALNGNTRKMLSED, from the exons ATGTCGACGATCGGGCGGCGTCGGTGGAAAGTGCTGTTCGCACTATTGTTGATCACCCAGCTTGCCGCTGTCATCGGCTACCACCATGGCGATCTGGACGAGACGGTGGAGCACATTAAAATCG GTGGACTGTTCGATGGTGCGACCGAGGATGTGGAGCTCGCCTTCCAGTACGCGGTCGAGGCGGTCAACAACGAGAAGCTGTCGTACTCGAACTACCAGCTCGAGGCGCAGGCAGTGCAGGTGAAGTACGGCGATCAGTTCGACGCGTCCAAGAAGCTCTGCCGCCTGCTGAAG ACGGGAGTGGCCGGCATCTTTGGTCCCTCGTCGCCCAAGTCGGCCCTGCACGTGCAGAGCGTCTGCGACGAGAAGGAGATGCCGCACATCGAGACGCGCTGGGACGCGTACACCAAGCTGCCCACGCTTAACCTGCACCCGCACCCGCACATCATGGGGCGCGTCTTTCTCGATCTGGTCGTGGCGTTCGAGTGGAAGTCGTTCACCGTGCTGTACGAGTCCGGGCCCTGGTTGCCGGGCATTGCCGACCTGCTGAAGATGTACGATCCGAAGGGGTACACGGTGACGGTGCGGCAGCTAGATCTCGGGCTGAACGGCAACTATCGGGCGGTGCTGCGGCGCGTCAAGCTGTCGGAAGATAAGCGCATCATACTGGCCTGCTCGATCGACTCCATGCCGGAGGTGCTGCGGCAGGCCCAGCAGGTCGGGCTGCTGACGGATCACCACCAGATCATCGTGACCTCGCTCGATCTGCACACGATCGATCTCGAGCCGTACCAGTACAGTGGCACCAACATTACCGGCGTGCGGCTGATCGACCCGGAGGAGGACAAGATCCGGCAGGTGGCCGACTTCCTGAACGCGTCCCAGATAGCGAAgacgctcgagctgcaggaCGGGCTGAACCCGGCGAAGATGCGCGTGGAGACGGCCCTCATGTACGATGcggtgctgctgtttgccgAGGCGCTGAAGCACCTGATCGGCAGCGAGCCGGCCCACCTGCTCGAACCGATCGCGCTCCGTTGCGATGATACGGCGACGTGGAAGAACGGGTACAGCGTGATCAACTACATGAAGAGCTCCACCATACACGGGCTGACGCGCAGCATCCGGTTCGACCATCAGGGGCACCGGTCGGACTTTCTGCTGGACATTATCGAGCTCGGGCCGGCCGGCCTGGAGAAGGTGGGCGTCTGGAACTCGACCGAGGGACTTAACTTTACGCGCAAAAAAGAACAGACGCTGCTGGCATTCGACGATGGGACGCTGCAGAATCGAACATTTCTCGTGCTGACTGCTATC TCGCCGCCGTACGGTATGCTGAAGGACTCGCCCGTGAAGCTGACCGGCAACGAGCGGTTCGAAGGCTTCGGCATCGATCTCATCCACGAGTTGTCGCTGATGTTGGGCTTTAACTACACCTTCATACTACAGGAGGACGGCGTgtacggctcgctcaaccgGGACACCAAGAAATGGAACGGCATGGTGCTGGAACTACTGGAATGG CGCGCCGACCTAGCTATTACTGACCTCACCATCACGTCCGACCGCGAAAGTGCCGTCGACTTTACGATGCCCTTCATGAACCTGGGCATCTCGATACTGTACCGCAAGCCCACGAAGGAACCACCGTCGCTGTTCTCGTTCATGTCACCGTTCTCCAAGCAGGTGTGGCTGTACCTCGGCGGTGCTTACATGATGGTCTCGATGTCACTGTTCATCCTCGGCCGCATCTCGCCGAAGGAGTGGGACAACCCGTACCCCTGCATCGAGGAACCAGAAGAGCTGGAGAACCAGTTCAGCTTCAGCAACTCGATGTGGTTCACGATCGGTGCGCTACTGCAGCAAGGTTCGGAAATTGCGCCCAA AGCACCGGCAACGCGTGCCGTCGCTTCGATCTGGTGGTTCTTCACGCTCATCATGGTATCGTCCTATACGGCCAATCTGGCGGCCTTCCTCACGGTCGAGCAGGTCGTGTCGCCGATCAGCAATGCGGAGGATCTGGCGGCGGCCGGCGGCACAATCAAGTACGGTGCCAAGCGCGACGGCAGCACGATCAGCTTCTTCAAGGACGCGGAGTACGGTACGTACGCGAAGATGTACCAGTACATGATGGCGAACCAGGAACTGCTGACCTCCTCCAATCCCGAGGGGCTGCAGCGCGTCAAGACGGAGAACTACGCCTTCCTGATGGAGTCCACCTCGATCGAGTACATCGTGGAGCGGGAGTGTGACGTCACGCAGATCGGGGGCCTGCTCGACGACAAGGGCTACGGGATAGCGATGCGCAAGA ATTCTCCGTACCGCAGTGCGCTGAGCGAAGCCGTACTGCGGCTCCAGGAACAGGGCGTCCTAACCTCGCTGAAGCGCAAATGGTGGAAGGAGAAGCGTGGCGGTGGAGCATGTTCA CAAAGCACTAGCGACGATGGTGCGGAGGAGCTCGACATGGACAATGTAGgcggtgtgttttttgtcctcTTTGTCGGCTGCTCGTTTGCTAGCCTGTTTGGCTGCTGCGAGTTGTTCTTCGTCATTGCGCACCGGGCCCGCCGGCACAAG GTACCGTTTCGTGAGGAGCTGATGGCCGAGCTGCGGTTCGTCGCCAAGTgccatggcaacaccaaacCGGTCCGCCATCGCAAAAGCTCGTCCGCCTCCGGGGAGAACTCGCTCGAGCTCGACGTGGAGGACTCGACCAGCTCCAGCAAGCAGGACATTTCTGGCAACGGAATGGGCGACCGTCTGCCGACTGGCAACCAGCGGAGGCAAAATGGTGGCAAGTTGGCACTGAACGGAAACACTCGGAAGATGCTGTCCGAGGACTGA
- the LOC3289757 gene encoding glutamate receptor ionotropic, kainate 2 isoform X2 encodes MSTIGRRRWKVLFALLLITQLAAVIGYHHGDLDETVEHIKIGGLFDGATEDVELAFQYAVEAVNNEKLSYSNYQLEAQAVQVKYGDQFDASKKLCRLLKTGVAGIFGPSSPKSALHVQSVCDEKEMPHIETRWDAYTKLPTLNLHPHPHIMGRVFLDLVVAFEWKSFTVLYESGPWLPGIADLLKMYDPKGYTVTVRQLDLGLNGNYRAVLRRVKLSEDKRIILACSIDSMPEVLRQAQQVGLLTDHHQIIVTSLDLHTIDLEPYQYSGTNITGVRLIDPEEDKIRQVADFLNASQIAKTLELQDGLNPAKMRVETALMYDAVLLFAEALKHLIGSEPAHLLEPIALRCDDTATWKNGYSVINYMKSSTIHGLTRSIRFDHQGHRSDFLLDIIELGPAGLEKVGVWNSTEGLNFTRKKEQTLLAFDDGTLQNRTFLVLTAISPPYGMLKDSPVKLTGNERFEGFGIDLIHELSLMLGFNYTFILQEDGVYGSLNRDTKKWNGMVLELLEWRADLAITDLTITSDRESAVDFTMPFMNLGISILYRKPTKEPPSLFSFMSPFSKQVWLYLGGAYMMVSMSLFILGRISPKEWDNPYPCIEEPEELENQFSFSNSMWFTIGALLQQGSEIAPKAPATRAVASIWWFFTLIMVSSYTANLAAFLTVEQVVSPISNAEDLAAAGGTIKYGAKRDGSTISFFKDAEYGTYAKMYQYMMANQELLTSSNPEGLQRVKTENYAFLMESTSIEYIVERECDVTQIGGLLDDKGYGIAMRKNSPYRSALSEAVLRLQEQGVLTSLKRKWWKEKRGGGACSNTMEEGGALALELANVGGVFVLLIVGCVAALFVSFCEMLCEVHSRTRELKVRSVCVCVVRRPRLLLEELLSVQIIFRCSDPLPPPGALFCT; translated from the exons ATGTCGACGATCGGGCGGCGTCGGTGGAAAGTGCTGTTCGCACTATTGTTGATCACCCAGCTTGCCGCTGTCATCGGCTACCACCATGGCGATCTGGACGAGACGGTGGAGCACATTAAAATCG GTGGACTGTTCGATGGTGCGACCGAGGATGTGGAGCTCGCCTTCCAGTACGCGGTCGAGGCGGTCAACAACGAGAAGCTGTCGTACTCGAACTACCAGCTCGAGGCGCAGGCAGTGCAGGTGAAGTACGGCGATCAGTTCGACGCGTCCAAGAAGCTCTGCCGCCTGCTGAAG ACGGGAGTGGCCGGCATCTTTGGTCCCTCGTCGCCCAAGTCGGCCCTGCACGTGCAGAGCGTCTGCGACGAGAAGGAGATGCCGCACATCGAGACGCGCTGGGACGCGTACACCAAGCTGCCCACGCTTAACCTGCACCCGCACCCGCACATCATGGGGCGCGTCTTTCTCGATCTGGTCGTGGCGTTCGAGTGGAAGTCGTTCACCGTGCTGTACGAGTCCGGGCCCTGGTTGCCGGGCATTGCCGACCTGCTGAAGATGTACGATCCGAAGGGGTACACGGTGACGGTGCGGCAGCTAGATCTCGGGCTGAACGGCAACTATCGGGCGGTGCTGCGGCGCGTCAAGCTGTCGGAAGATAAGCGCATCATACTGGCCTGCTCGATCGACTCCATGCCGGAGGTGCTGCGGCAGGCCCAGCAGGTCGGGCTGCTGACGGATCACCACCAGATCATCGTGACCTCGCTCGATCTGCACACGATCGATCTCGAGCCGTACCAGTACAGTGGCACCAACATTACCGGCGTGCGGCTGATCGACCCGGAGGAGGACAAGATCCGGCAGGTGGCCGACTTCCTGAACGCGTCCCAGATAGCGAAgacgctcgagctgcaggaCGGGCTGAACCCGGCGAAGATGCGCGTGGAGACGGCCCTCATGTACGATGcggtgctgctgtttgccgAGGCGCTGAAGCACCTGATCGGCAGCGAGCCGGCCCACCTGCTCGAACCGATCGCGCTCCGTTGCGATGATACGGCGACGTGGAAGAACGGGTACAGCGTGATCAACTACATGAAGAGCTCCACCATACACGGGCTGACGCGCAGCATCCGGTTCGACCATCAGGGGCACCGGTCGGACTTTCTGCTGGACATTATCGAGCTCGGGCCGGCCGGCCTGGAGAAGGTGGGCGTCTGGAACTCGACCGAGGGACTTAACTTTACGCGCAAAAAAGAACAGACGCTGCTGGCATTCGACGATGGGACGCTGCAGAATCGAACATTTCTCGTGCTGACTGCTATC TCGCCGCCGTACGGTATGCTGAAGGACTCGCCCGTGAAGCTGACCGGCAACGAGCGGTTCGAAGGCTTCGGCATCGATCTCATCCACGAGTTGTCGCTGATGTTGGGCTTTAACTACACCTTCATACTACAGGAGGACGGCGTgtacggctcgctcaaccgGGACACCAAGAAATGGAACGGCATGGTGCTGGAACTACTGGAATGG CGCGCCGACCTAGCTATTACTGACCTCACCATCACGTCCGACCGCGAAAGTGCCGTCGACTTTACGATGCCCTTCATGAACCTGGGCATCTCGATACTGTACCGCAAGCCCACGAAGGAACCACCGTCGCTGTTCTCGTTCATGTCACCGTTCTCCAAGCAGGTGTGGCTGTACCTCGGCGGTGCTTACATGATGGTCTCGATGTCACTGTTCATCCTCGGCCGCATCTCGCCGAAGGAGTGGGACAACCCGTACCCCTGCATCGAGGAACCAGAAGAGCTGGAGAACCAGTTCAGCTTCAGCAACTCGATGTGGTTCACGATCGGTGCGCTACTGCAGCAAGGTTCGGAAATTGCGCCCAA AGCACCGGCAACGCGTGCCGTCGCTTCGATCTGGTGGTTCTTCACGCTCATCATGGTATCGTCCTATACGGCCAATCTGGCGGCCTTCCTCACGGTCGAGCAGGTCGTGTCGCCGATCAGCAATGCGGAGGATCTGGCGGCGGCCGGCGGCACAATCAAGTACGGTGCCAAGCGCGACGGCAGCACGATCAGCTTCTTCAAGGACGCGGAGTACGGTACGTACGCGAAGATGTACCAGTACATGATGGCGAACCAGGAACTGCTGACCTCCTCCAATCCCGAGGGGCTGCAGCGCGTCAAGACGGAGAACTACGCCTTCCTGATGGAGTCCACCTCGATCGAGTACATCGTGGAGCGGGAGTGTGACGTCACGCAGATCGGGGGCCTGCTCGACGACAAGGGCTACGGGATAGCGATGCGCAAGA ATTCTCCGTACCGCAGTGCGCTGAGCGAAGCCGTACTGCGGCTCCAGGAACAGGGCGTCCTAACCTCGCTGAAGCGCAAATGGTGGAAGGAGAAGCGTGGCGGTGGAGCATGTTCA AACACGATGGAGGAGGGTGGAGCACTTGCGCTCGAGCTAGCAAACGTTGGTGGCGTCTTCGTACTGCTCATTGTTGGCTGCGTCGCCGCCCTGTTCGTCAGCTTCTGCGAGATGCTATGTGAAGTGCACAGCCGCACACGCGAACTGAAGGTACGGTccgtgtgcgtatgtgtggtCCGCCGTCCACGCCTCCTGTTGGAGGAATTGCTTTCGGTTCAAATAATATTCCGCTGTTCCGACCCACTCCCTCCACCCGGCGCACTCTTTTGCACATAG